The Brevinematales bacterium genome window below encodes:
- the glgX gene encoding glycogen debranching protein GlgX, translating into MNNKTEVKTSAGEFFPLGATYSGKGVNFALFSRNATGVELLLFDKSGDDVPSAVIPIRNRTRFVWHVFVEGMKPGQLYGYRVFGRYAPEEGYRFNPNRLLVDPYAKAIDGHFAREICHLGYDPNSHEADLSFNSNPNFKGAPKSVVIDDSFEWDGDRHPYIPMNETILYEAHVKGLTMHRSSKSKFPGTYAGAIDAIPYLKDLGVTSVELLPVHHCQEEDFLLSKGMTNYWGYNTLGYFAPDSRYSTGSAPGSQVREFKEMVRAMHAAGLEVILDVVYNHTCEGNEKGNTYSFKGIDNQSYYKLAQNKRYYTDFTGCGNSLNFGEPQVIKLVMDSLRYWVQEMHVDGFRFDLASVLGREQGSFDQVSAFFTAIHQDPVLSPVKLIAEPWDIAWDSYQVGNFPVDWAEWNGRYRDTVRRFMKGDSGLLGEIGARLTGSPDLYSDDGRTPYHSINFITCHDGFSLYDLVAYNGKHNEANGEDNRDGTNDNNSWNCGYEGETADPEINRLRRRMMKNYIAFLLISQGTPMLLGGDEFMRTQRGNNNSYCQDNDINYLDWDLMAKNRKLVDFTKKLIAYRHKRPHFRNQAFFTGLDTDGSRLGDINWYDVNLNAPNWNDGAARTIAFLIEGEEITGGRESIDVFVMINMFWGDIPFVIPPCPKDDDWTTVMDTSQPDGNEFNGATVMGSYNVRARSIVILERKK; encoded by the coding sequence ATGAACAATAAAACCGAAGTGAAAACCAGCGCAGGGGAGTTCTTTCCGTTAGGCGCGACCTATAGCGGGAAGGGGGTAAATTTCGCCCTCTTTTCACGTAACGCCACAGGGGTGGAGCTCCTGTTATTCGATAAATCCGGCGACGATGTCCCGTCGGCGGTAATCCCTATCAGGAACCGGACGCGTTTCGTCTGGCACGTATTCGTCGAGGGAATGAAGCCCGGCCAGCTCTACGGATACCGCGTGTTCGGACGGTATGCCCCTGAGGAGGGGTATCGTTTCAATCCGAACCGTCTGCTGGTCGATCCGTATGCGAAGGCGATCGACGGGCATTTTGCGCGGGAGATATGCCATCTGGGATACGACCCGAATTCGCATGAAGCCGATCTTTCGTTTAATAGTAATCCGAACTTCAAAGGCGCGCCCAAATCCGTCGTCATCGACGATTCGTTCGAATGGGACGGGGACCGTCACCCGTATATACCGATGAATGAGACTATCCTCTACGAGGCGCATGTCAAAGGGCTTACGATGCATAGAAGCTCCAAGAGCAAGTTTCCCGGAACCTACGCCGGAGCGATTGACGCCATCCCATACCTGAAGGACTTAGGCGTGACGTCGGTGGAACTTCTCCCGGTGCATCATTGCCAGGAGGAGGATTTCCTGCTCTCGAAGGGAATGACGAATTACTGGGGGTATAATACCCTCGGGTATTTCGCCCCGGATAGCCGTTACAGTACGGGAAGCGCGCCCGGCAGTCAGGTGCGCGAGTTCAAGGAGATGGTCAGGGCGATGCATGCCGCGGGACTCGAGGTGATTCTCGATGTGGTTTATAACCATACCTGCGAGGGTAACGAGAAAGGAAATACCTACTCATTCAAGGGAATCGATAATCAGAGCTATTATAAGCTCGCGCAGAACAAACGGTACTACACCGATTTTACCGGCTGCGGGAACAGCCTCAACTTCGGCGAGCCGCAGGTCATCAAGCTGGTAATGGACTCCCTGCGGTATTGGGTGCAGGAGATGCATGTAGACGGTTTCCGTTTCGACCTCGCCTCGGTGCTGGGCCGTGAGCAGGGGAGTTTCGATCAGGTGTCGGCGTTTTTCACCGCTATACACCAGGATCCCGTACTCTCGCCGGTCAAACTGATCGCGGAACCGTGGGATATCGCGTGGGATTCCTATCAGGTGGGTAATTTTCCGGTGGACTGGGCCGAATGGAACGGGCGTTACCGCGACACGGTACGGCGTTTTATGAAGGGGGACAGCGGCCTCCTAGGCGAAATCGGCGCTCGGTTAACCGGAAGCCCCGACCTTTACAGCGACGACGGGCGTACGCCTTATCACAGTATCAACTTTATTACCTGCCACGACGGGTTTTCGCTCTACGACCTGGTTGCCTACAACGGCAAGCATAACGAGGCGAACGGCGAGGATAACCGCGATGGTACTAACGATAACAACTCATGGAACTGCGGATACGAGGGCGAGACCGCCGACCCGGAGATTAACCGCCTGCGGCGCCGGATGATGAAGAACTATATCGCATTCCTGCTTATATCGCAGGGGACGCCGATGCTCCTCGGCGGGGACGAATTTATGCGGACTCAGCGCGGGAATAACAACTCTTACTGTCAGGATAACGATATCAATTACCTCGACTGGGATTTGATGGCGAAGAACCGGAAACTGGTCGATTTCACGAAGAAACTGATCGCGTATCGCCATAAGCGCCCCCATTTCCGCAATCAGGCTTTCTTTACGGGGCTGGATACCGACGGTTCGCGATTGGGCGATATCAACTGGTACGATGTCAACCTGAATGCGCCCAATTGGAACGACGGGGCGGCGCGGACTATCGCGTTCCTGATCGAGGGTGAGGAGATCACCGGAGGTAGGGAGAGTATCGACGTATTCGTGATGATCAACATGTTCTGGGGCGATATCCCGTTCGTCATACCGCCATGCCCGAAGGACGACGATTGGACGACTGTGATGGATACGTCTCAGCCTGACGGAAACGAGTTCAACGGCGCAACGGTGATGGGTTCTTACAATGTCCGCGCGAGGAGCATCGTGATTCTGGAACGGAAGAAATAA
- a CDS encoding TrmB family transcriptional regulator — translation MEALIRELVKFQFTAMEASVYLMLVKHHEMNGSQIAKILNVPRTSVYSALESLYQKGAVHALPGDTKLYMAQNPVKLLKRLKEEYSASADTLIEEISKFEVFHGSEEYWNFSGYDNFVRRVKELLMQAKKEIYMNTNCDMEEFRGELAALGKKGVRIILFTFQKFDTEGLNIEVYYSPKIAEKPGVRDKRFKRMMIVADFQHVLIASAKNSGDFLGTFTDNRLLVDIVSEHIHHDIYLLKLEKILGRDFFTEEMKIHTLQEKEFSNRVNRTATEGGDELR, via the coding sequence ATGGAAGCGCTGATCCGCGAATTGGTAAAATTCCAGTTCACGGCGATGGAAGCATCGGTTTATCTCATGCTTGTCAAGCACCATGAAATGAACGGGTCGCAGATCGCGAAAATCCTTAACGTTCCCCGTACGTCTGTCTATTCCGCGCTGGAAAGCCTTTACCAGAAGGGCGCGGTGCATGCCCTCCCCGGCGATACCAAACTCTATATGGCGCAAAATCCCGTCAAACTGCTGAAACGTCTCAAGGAAGAATACTCCGCGTCGGCGGATACGCTGATCGAAGAGATCTCGAAGTTCGAGGTTTTCCACGGCAGCGAGGAGTACTGGAATTTCAGCGGGTACGACAACTTTGTCCGGCGCGTGAAAGAACTCCTCATGCAGGCGAAAAAAGAAATCTATATGAATACCAACTGCGATATGGAGGAATTCCGCGGGGAGCTCGCGGCCCTCGGGAAGAAGGGCGTGCGGATTATCCTGTTCACGTTCCAGAAATTCGATACGGAAGGATTAAATATCGAGGTGTACTATAGTCCCAAGATCGCCGAGAAGCCGGGGGTGAGGGATAAACGGTTCAAGCGCATGATGATCGTCGCGGATTTTCAGCATGTCCTGATCGCGAGCGCGAAAAACAGCGGCGACTTCCTCGGTACATTCACCGATAACCGCCTGCTGGTGGATATCGTCTCCGAGCATATCCATCACGATATCTATCTCCTCAAGCTCGAGAAAATCCTCGGGCGGGACTTTTTCACCGAGGAAATGAAAATTCATACGTTGCAGGAGAAGGAATTCAGTAACAGGGTAAATAGAACCGCTACGGAGGGCGGCGATGAGTTACGATAG
- a CDS encoding MATE family efflux transporter, whose translation MEAPRKSYFRMIFRIALPMILQGIVSYALVFIDTAFLGHYKLESLSAVNNAVTPFFMMQSFFEALGIGISIMIAHQMGAGCRLQAQRTTEIAIFFNQIIAIGYFIFWQFAARPFLTMLGAEGSILDGAVDYVSILSWAFLSYGFAMTLGSAFSALGKTFPIMVASIIKSALNIFFDWVLIFGNLGFPEMGVKGAALGTVLSIYIGNAVFIVMALRGKIFKIKLAGILRPVGRVYRRIFTLGLPAGIDFILWTVGQTVIIAMLNRWDRLAAGYFGIFNVIINLSLHLYMGIGDASISLIGRATGARDPKEAYRIGNYALLYTFIICGAVGLLFLLIPNEVISMFSKDGNVVHLLAPYLFWCILILLPKSMNVVGGCAIQGTGDTRWKMYNQIAGTIIIIPMVYVTIFVLEWGLAGLLFSVFFDELWRGVLNYIRFRRIKTTLVKAAK comes from the coding sequence ATGGAAGCGCCGCGCAAGTCGTATTTCAGGATGATATTCAGAATAGCCCTGCCGATGATTTTACAGGGAATAGTCAGCTACGCGCTGGTCTTTATCGACACGGCGTTCCTCGGGCATTATAAGCTCGAGAGTCTTTCTGCGGTCAATAACGCGGTGACCCCGTTCTTTATGATGCAGTCGTTCTTCGAGGCGCTCGGTATCGGCATCAGTATTATGATCGCCCACCAGATGGGCGCGGGATGCCGCCTGCAGGCTCAGCGTACCACTGAGATCGCGATATTTTTCAACCAGATTATCGCTATCGGTTACTTCATATTCTGGCAATTCGCCGCGCGTCCGTTCCTGACTATGCTCGGTGCGGAAGGGAGCATTCTCGACGGCGCGGTGGATTATGTCTCCATCCTATCGTGGGCGTTCCTGTCATACGGGTTCGCGATGACCCTCGGGTCGGCGTTCTCCGCGCTCGGGAAAACATTCCCGATCATGGTGGCGTCCATCATCAAGTCGGCGCTCAATATCTTTTTCGACTGGGTGCTGATCTTCGGAAACCTCGGATTCCCCGAAATGGGTGTGAAAGGCGCCGCGCTCGGGACGGTCCTGAGTATCTATATCGGGAACGCCGTATTTATCGTCATGGCGCTCCGAGGCAAAATATTCAAGATCAAGCTGGCGGGGATACTCCGTCCGGTGGGGCGTGTCTACCGGAGGATATTTACGCTCGGGCTGCCCGCCGGTATCGATTTTATCCTCTGGACTGTCGGGCAGACGGTCATTATCGCTATGCTGAACCGTTGGGACAGGCTCGCGGCGGGGTATTTCGGGATTTTTAATGTGATCATCAATTTATCGCTTCATCTATACATGGGTATCGGTGACGCATCGATTTCGCTGATAGGACGGGCGACAGGCGCGCGCGACCCGAAGGAAGCCTACCGGATCGGGAACTACGCCCTCCTGTATACGTTTATCATCTGCGGCGCGGTGGGACTGCTTTTCCTTCTGATTCCCAACGAGGTCATCAGTATGTTCTCGAAGGACGGGAATGTCGTCCATCTTCTCGCGCCGTACCTGTTCTGGTGTATCCTCATCCTTTTGCCGAAAAGTATGAACGTGGTGGGCGGCTGCGCGATCCAGGGCACCGGCGATACGCGTTGGAAGATGTACAACCAGATCGCGGGGACGATCATCATCATACCGATGGTCTATGTGACGATATTCGTACTGGAGTGGGGGTTGGCGGGGCTTCTTTTCAGCGTGTTTTTCGACGAGCTGTGGAGAGGCGTGCTGAACTATATCCGTTTCCGAAGGATCAAGACGACTCTGGTTAAAGCGGCGAAATAG
- a CDS encoding glycoside hydrolase family 13 protein: MTREAVFHRIHPDYFYAVSDSEMRCKIRVKRGDCSRVAMNYRDIYKNHYHSIKDIREIEMERVATDRYFDYYEGIVPVDGMISISYYFILQNHTETVYYGNYHFHPLRPEDTISMFETPVLLKNEGIDIPAWAREAIVYEIFPERFADGNPALHPPKISPWYAKVNYKQFIGGNIPGITGKLDYLRDLGINTIYLTPVFYSDSTHKYDTFDYFRVDPHFGTNDDLAEMVREAHSRGIRVILDAVFNHCGTEFFAFRDVVKKGEASLYKKWFDIKKFPVEVKNFPDYKSYAFMGKMPKLATWNPDVREYFYEVGRFWIRTADIDGWRLDVAPEIDRRFWRGFRDAVKSAKPDALIIGEVWHNASMWLEGDQFDTNMNYPFLGAMSGFFGLGTTPPSMLDIQLGQVRGWYRQEVYDNLWNLIGSHDTARFMHICGNDPAKMKAAVFFQMTYTGVPMILYGDEAGMNGDHEFCRLGMVWDDGKRNGGLYEHYRKAIALRKKLEPLRLGDTRTIIADDERNIYGFSRAYNGNKLEIYINNSEIPREITIRADKAYDYWNEKEYRSDNGVIVVTVAPKEGVILSV, translated from the coding sequence ATGACACGTGAAGCGGTGTTTCACAGGATTCATCCCGATTACTTCTACGCCGTCTCGGATTCCGAGATGCGCTGTAAGATCAGGGTCAAACGAGGGGATTGCTCGCGGGTGGCGATGAACTACCGCGATATCTATAAGAATCATTACCACAGCATCAAGGACATCCGCGAGATCGAGATGGAACGGGTCGCGACCGATAGGTACTTCGACTACTACGAGGGAATTGTCCCGGTGGACGGGATGATCAGTATATCGTATTATTTTATCCTCCAGAACCATACGGAAACCGTCTACTACGGCAACTATCACTTCCACCCGCTTCGTCCCGAGGATACCATCTCGATGTTCGAAACGCCCGTACTGCTGAAGAACGAGGGTATCGATATCCCGGCATGGGCGCGCGAGGCGATTGTGTACGAGATTTTCCCCGAGCGTTTCGCCGACGGGAATCCCGCGCTCCATCCCCCCAAGATCAGCCCGTGGTACGCGAAGGTCAACTATAAGCAGTTCATCGGCGGGAATATTCCCGGCATCACCGGGAAGCTCGATTACCTCAGGGACCTCGGCATCAACACGATTTACCTGACGCCGGTATTCTATTCCGACTCGACCCACAAGTACGATACATTCGATTACTTCCGGGTAGACCCGCATTTCGGCACCAACGACGACCTCGCGGAGATGGTGCGCGAGGCGCATTCCCGCGGTATCCGGGTCATCCTCGACGCCGTTTTCAACCATTGCGGCACGGAGTTTTTCGCGTTCCGGGACGTGGTCAAGAAGGGCGAGGCCTCGCTGTATAAAAAATGGTTCGATATAAAAAAATTTCCGGTCGAGGTGAAGAACTTCCCGGACTATAAATCCTACGCGTTCATGGGTAAGATGCCGAAGCTCGCGACATGGAATCCCGACGTGCGGGAGTATTTCTACGAGGTGGGGCGTTTCTGGATACGCACGGCGGATATCGACGGATGGCGGCTGGATGTCGCGCCGGAGATCGACCGCCGGTTCTGGCGGGGATTCCGCGACGCGGTCAAGAGCGCGAAACCCGATGCGCTGATTATCGGCGAGGTCTGGCATAACGCGTCCATGTGGCTCGAGGGCGACCAGTTCGACACCAATATGAACTACCCGTTCCTCGGCGCGATGAGCGGCTTTTTCGGGCTGGGAACGACTCCCCCGTCGATGCTGGATATCCAGCTCGGGCAGGTGCGGGGATGGTACCGTCAGGAGGTCTACGATAACCTGTGGAACCTGATAGGCAGCCACGATACCGCGCGGTTCATGCATATCTGCGGGAACGACCCCGCGAAGATGAAGGCGGCGGTGTTCTTCCAGATGACGTACACCGGGGTGCCGATGATCCTTTACGGCGACGAGGCGGGGATGAACGGCGACCACGAGTTCTGCCGGCTCGGCATGGTATGGGATGACGGCAAGCGGAACGGCGGCCTGTATGAGCATTACCGGAAGGCGATCGCGCTTCGGAAGAAGCTCGAACCCCTCCGGCTCGGCGACACGAGGACGATTATCGCCGACGACGAACGGAATATTTACGGTTTCTCGCGCGCATATAACGGAAACAAATTGGAAATTTATATCAATAACAGCGAAATTCCCCGTGAGATAACGATCCGGGCGGACAAAGCGTACGACTATTGGAATGAGAAGGAGTACCGTTCTGACAACGGCGTGATTGTGGTCACGGTTGCGCCGAAGGAAGGGGTGATTCTTTCTGTATGA
- a CDS encoding acyl-CoA thioesterase, which produces MTNITGERVRYAETDAMGITHHGTYLLWMELGRTNLLREAGLPYRKLEEDGIMLPVVKLGVKYLASTYYDDEISIHSTCTRMTNVKMRIDYKIYRNKTELVCLGYTEHAVIDSHTRKILRAPEFLRNAVIIPADAEDMVNDI; this is translated from the coding sequence ATGACGAATATTACCGGGGAACGCGTGCGGTATGCGGAGACAGACGCGATGGGGATTACGCATCACGGGACGTACCTGCTATGGATGGAGCTCGGGCGCACCAATCTCCTGCGGGAGGCGGGACTGCCGTACCGGAAGCTCGAGGAGGACGGTATCATGCTGCCGGTCGTGAAGCTCGGGGTCAAGTACCTCGCGTCCACCTACTATGACGACGAAATATCCATCCACTCCACATGCACCCGGATGACCAATGTGAAGATGCGCATCGATTACAAAATTTACCGCAATAAGACGGAACTGGTCTGCCTCGGATATACCGAGCACGCCGTGATCGACAGCCATACCCGGAAAATCCTGCGCGCCCCGGAGTTCCTGCGTAACGCTGTGATAATTCCCGCCGACGCCGAGGATATGGTCAACGACATCTGA
- a CDS encoding cupin has protein sequence MPKHIKEPSFIQAAGNMTKLISEYVGKANSGNTGVSIALMKSPEGWEEPGQTPEFTEYSVVLKGILRAECDDGEYEIAAGQAFSIGPDEWVRYSTPQPGGAEYIAVCIPAFSPETVHRDES, from the coding sequence ATGCCTAAGCATATCAAAGAACCGTCGTTCATTCAGGCGGCGGGTAACATGACGAAACTGATCAGCGAATATGTAGGAAAGGCTAATTCCGGAAATACCGGCGTCAGTATCGCGCTGATGAAAAGCCCGGAGGGCTGGGAAGAACCGGGACAGACCCCGGAATTCACCGAGTATTCGGTCGTTCTGAAGGGAATCCTGCGCGCGGAGTGCGATGACGGGGAATATGAGATCGCGGCCGGACAGGCGTTCAGCATCGGCCCGGACGAATGGGTTCGTTATAGCACGCCCCAGCCGGGCGGCGCGGAATATATCGCGGTCTGCATCCCCGCGTTCTCGCCCGAGACCGTTCATCGCGACGAATCCTGA
- a CDS encoding DUF2207 domain-containing protein, with product MKKILIALFLVFPIIATAQESTDIDYSKPEKILDYQVIITVQTDASILIEENIKVFANNLYINHGIYRDIPLQKQTSSGFMKIYPLTVLEVWRDGETEPFSIDDNMGKKRIYIGDAELILTPGDYQYKILYRIDRALNFGTNYTELYWNAIGQEWAFPIEKSAVTIKFPEGVGQDIFFQEAYTGIYGETNTDVVFTEKDGILKYTLTRILNPGAGITVLIRWKNGIIPHPSSAEAFQAFVTDNKGIFIMLGGILIVFFYYLVTWVLVGRDPKKGSIMTYFDPPENLSPAAMRFIRNMKYDEKILSAALVNMAVKGHISIKEKDDSYTLTRVTDTLAGLSDEEKLISNALFSGSKNIDITSTHHAEFSDAIDKCRKSLKSRFEITYFILNLKIFIPGLIFCVLVLFAGIFADSLNFIAGFLTLWLSLWSVGVFAILKAMVGFWISAFTAVKKKASKFAGAIGFTLFGSVFVFAEVAGFYIFFMFCAASMWIIPLAGFAILLNYVFYRLLRAPTLAGRVVMDKIEGFRMFLDVAEKHRMEVLNPPVKDITTFEKFLPYALAFGIEENWAGYFNDILTASRQGQGGYSPSWYSGSTFSASNIGQFTGSLSSGLSSAFSSASVSPSSGGSGGGGFSGGGGGGGGGGGW from the coding sequence ATGAAGAAAATCCTGATTGCCCTGTTTCTAGTGTTTCCCATAATCGCGACAGCGCAGGAATCCACCGATATCGACTACTCCAAACCCGAGAAAATTCTCGATTATCAGGTGATTATCACCGTACAGACCGACGCGTCCATCCTGATCGAAGAAAATATCAAGGTATTCGCGAATAATCTTTATATCAATCATGGTATCTATAGGGACATCCCCCTCCAGAAGCAAACATCATCGGGTTTTATGAAAATATACCCGCTCACCGTGCTCGAAGTCTGGAGGGATGGGGAAACCGAACCGTTCTCCATCGATGACAATATGGGGAAAAAACGTATCTATATCGGTGACGCGGAATTGATACTCACCCCGGGCGATTATCAGTACAAGATTTTATACCGCATCGACCGCGCCCTGAATTTCGGCACGAATTACACCGAGCTCTATTGGAACGCCATCGGGCAGGAATGGGCTTTCCCGATAGAGAAGTCCGCGGTCACGATTAAATTCCCCGAGGGAGTGGGGCAGGATATATTTTTTCAGGAGGCTTATACCGGGATATACGGGGAAACCAATACGGATGTGGTGTTCACGGAAAAGGACGGTATCCTGAAGTACACCCTGACCCGGATTCTTAATCCCGGAGCGGGTATTACCGTACTGATCCGTTGGAAAAACGGTATTATACCACACCCCTCGTCCGCCGAGGCGTTTCAGGCGTTTGTGACGGATAATAAGGGTATCTTTATCATGCTGGGGGGTATCCTTATCGTATTCTTTTATTATCTGGTTACATGGGTATTGGTAGGGCGCGACCCGAAGAAAGGTTCGATCATGACCTATTTCGATCCGCCGGAAAACCTTTCGCCCGCCGCCATGCGTTTTATCCGAAACATGAAATATGATGAAAAAATCCTCTCCGCCGCGTTAGTCAATATGGCAGTCAAGGGTCATATCTCGATCAAAGAGAAGGACGACTCCTATACCCTCACCCGCGTCACCGATACGTTAGCGGGGCTTTCCGACGAGGAGAAGCTGATTTCCAACGCGCTGTTTTCCGGCAGTAAAAATATAGACATAACGAGTACCCATCATGCTGAGTTCTCGGACGCTATCGATAAATGCAGAAAGTCCCTGAAATCGAGGTTCGAGATCACCTATTTTATCCTGAACCTGAAAATATTTATCCCTGGCCTGATATTCTGCGTCCTCGTTTTATTCGCGGGGATATTCGCCGATTCGTTGAACTTTATCGCGGGTTTCCTGACACTATGGCTCAGCCTGTGGTCGGTGGGAGTTTTTGCGATACTCAAGGCTATGGTAGGATTCTGGATATCGGCATTCACCGCTGTAAAAAAGAAAGCCTCCAAGTTCGCAGGCGCGATCGGATTTACGTTGTTCGGATCGGTCTTCGTTTTCGCCGAGGTCGCGGGGTTCTACATATTCTTCATGTTTTGTGCCGCTTCGATGTGGATTATCCCGTTAGCGGGGTTCGCGATCCTGCTGAACTACGTGTTTTACAGACTCCTTCGCGCCCCTACACTTGCCGGACGTGTGGTGATGGATAAGATCGAAGGATTTCGTATGTTTCTCGATGTCGCTGAAAAGCACCGGATGGAGGTGCTGAATCCCCCTGTGAAGGATATCACGACGTTCGAGAAATTCCTCCCGTATGCGCTCGCGTTCGGTATCGAGGAAAACTGGGCGGGGTATTTTAACGACATCCTCACTGCATCGCGGCAGGGGCAGGGAGGCTACTCTCCGTCATGGTATAGCGGCTCCACATTCAGCGCATCGAATATCGGGCAGTTCACCGGCTCGCTCAGTTCGGGGCTGTCGAGCGCGTTCAGTTCAGCGTCCGTATCGCCCAGTTCGGGCGGCAGCGGCGGAGGTGGCTTCTCCGGCGGCGGCGGCGGTGGAGGCGGCGGCGGGGGATGGTAG